A single Clostridia bacterium DNA region contains:
- a CDS encoding radical SAM protein, whose amino-acid sequence MAAWGIYIHLPFCLRRCAYCDFVSYARPSRKVVRRYLDSLKKEIDLAAHFWPATSPERPVTVYIGGGTPTFLATQDLAKLLVHLRQRLFLPTVQPPTGPASMTSLFNPKPATGGLSISPMDMAQPCATGAPVIEEITIEANPGTLDPEKILVLKEAGVSRWSLGVQSFDDGLLAAMGRTHTAREAIEAFRQLREADAANVGLDLIYGLPGQSLGQWQSTLRAAIDLGPEHISIYGLGMDGPSRWARAFKRGELALPDENTSLAMFWAAVQTLTQHGYHHYEIANYARPGYESRHNLLYWHNRPYWGLGAGAASSWEGDIGTGGPGSWRWSNLASLTRYCESLEANRLPVADRQPVTVRERMEETMFLGLRLLNGVSCSDFTHRFGVGPEDVFGEAIAELLDGGLLERAGDRLRLTQLALPVANEVFCRFV is encoded by the coding sequence TTGGCAGCATGGGGCATCTATATACACCTGCCTTTTTGCCTTCGCCGCTGCGCTTACTGCGACTTTGTCAGCTATGCCCGGCCCTCCCGGAAAGTGGTCAGGCGGTACCTAGATTCCCTGAAGAAAGAAATCGACCTGGCCGCCCATTTCTGGCCGGCTACTTCTCCGGAGCGACCGGTGACGGTGTACATCGGCGGCGGGACTCCGACTTTCTTGGCTACCCAGGACTTGGCGAAACTATTGGTCCACCTAAGGCAGCGCCTTTTTCTCCCTACTGTCCAGCCGCCTACCGGGCCAGCATCCATGACCTCGCTGTTCAACCCCAAACCAGCCACCGGCGGGCTTAGTATCTCCCCCATGGATATGGCTCAGCCATGTGCTACCGGTGCTCCCGTCATCGAAGAGATCACCATTGAAGCTAATCCTGGCACTTTGGACCCGGAGAAGATATTGGTTCTGAAAGAGGCCGGAGTGAGCCGCTGGTCTTTAGGAGTGCAATCGTTCGATGATGGGCTTTTGGCCGCCATGGGGCGCACCCATACTGCCCGAGAGGCGATAGAGGCCTTCCGACAATTGCGAGAGGCTGATGCCGCTAATGTGGGCCTGGACCTAATCTACGGGCTGCCGGGGCAGTCGCTGGGCCAGTGGCAGTCCACGTTGCGGGCGGCCATCGATCTAGGGCCTGAGCATATATCTATCTATGGCCTGGGGATGGATGGGCCTAGCCGGTGGGCTCGAGCTTTTAAACGGGGGGAGCTGGCCCTTCCAGACGAGAATACTAGCCTGGCCATGTTCTGGGCCGCGGTTCAAACCCTTACCCAGCATGGTTACCACCACTATGAAATTGCTAATTACGCTCGACCAGGTTATGAGTCGCGGCACAACCTCTTATATTGGCACAATCGACCCTATTGGGGCTTGGGCGCCGGCGCTGCCTCTAGTTGGGAGGGAGACATTGGGACCGGAGGCCCGGGTAGCTGGCGGTGGAGCAACTTGGCCTCTTTGACCAGGTACTGTGAGAGCCTAGAGGCCAACCGGTTGCCGGTGGCCGACCGCCAACCCGTGACCGTGAGGGAGCGGATGGAAGAGACTATGTTTTTGGGTTTGCGGCTGCTGAATGGGGTGAGCTGCTCTGATTTCACCCACCGGTTTGGGGTTGGTCCCGAAGATGTCTTTGGTGAGGCCATTGCCGAGCTTTTGGACGGCGGGCTTTTGGAAAGAGCTGGAGACCGGTTGCGGCTCACCCAGCTGGCGCTACCGGTGGCCAATGAAGTCTTTTGCCGGTTTGTTTAG
- the hrcA gene encoding heat-inducible transcription repressor HrcA → MQLDERKRRILQAIVQDYIATAEPVSSRAICRRYNLGVSPATVRNEMADLEEMGYIEQPHTSAGRIPSDKGYRYYVDWLMEDRELDQAEKATIRAWYAKRMKEIEEIVSLTTQLLSRITNYTAMMLEPRLDGGKFKYLRLIPLAPTRALLLVVSTSGMVEHQLVEFSTSINPEDLERLSNELTDCVRGKSIQEIIGGNLSELQLQVTRQRQVLGEVLKLLKEALIDSQEEKVYLGGTSNILAQPEFKRADRLEALFGLFEDENHLRYLLREASDNQITVRIGEENLFDVIHDCSIVTATYRIGGRTVGTLGVLGPTRMQYSRVLPAVRYTTSVLSETLTELFG, encoded by the coding sequence ATGCAACTGGATGAGCGCAAGCGACGTATACTGCAGGCTATTGTCCAGGATTATATTGCCACTGCGGAACCGGTAAGCTCCCGGGCTATCTGTAGGCGGTACAACCTGGGGGTAAGCCCAGCTACTGTCCGCAATGAAATGGCCGATTTGGAGGAAATGGGCTATATCGAACAGCCGCATACCTCAGCTGGCAGGATTCCCTCGGATAAAGGCTACCGGTATTACGTAGACTGGCTGATGGAAGATCGTGAGCTCGACCAGGCTGAAAAGGCTACTATTCGGGCCTGGTACGCCAAGCGGATGAAGGAAATCGAAGAAATAGTGAGCTTGACTACGCAGCTATTGTCCCGCATTACCAACTATACGGCCATGATGCTGGAGCCGCGCCTGGATGGGGGTAAGTTCAAGTATCTTCGGCTTATTCCCCTTGCTCCTACCCGGGCCCTGTTGCTGGTAGTCTCTACTTCGGGCATGGTGGAGCATCAGCTGGTGGAATTCTCTACCTCCATCAATCCCGAGGATTTGGAGAGGCTCTCCAACGAGCTTACCGACTGCGTCCGTGGCAAATCGATCCAGGAAATCATAGGTGGGAACCTGAGCGAGTTGCAGCTACAGGTGACTAGGCAGCGCCAAGTGCTGGGGGAGGTTTTAAAGCTCCTCAAGGAGGCCCTGATCGATAGCCAGGAAGAAAAGGTGTACTTGGGCGGCACCAGCAACATTTTGGCCCAGCCGGAATTCAAGCGGGCAGATCGCCTGGAAGCTCTATTTGGGCTGTTTGAGGATGAGAACCACTTGCGCTACCTCCTGCGAGAGGCCTCCGATAACCAGATAACCGTCCGTATCGGAGAAGAGAATCTCTTTGATGTCATCCATGATTGTAGCATAGTTACAGCTACTTACCGCATCGGCGGGCGGACTGTAGGCACGTTGGGGGTATTGGGACCCACCCGGATGCAATATTCCCGGGTTCTACCGGCAGTGAGGTATACCACTAGCGTCTTATCTGAGACTTTGACCGAGCTGTTCGGTTAG